In a single window of the Populus alba chromosome 16, ASM523922v2, whole genome shotgun sequence genome:
- the LOC118033137 gene encoding uncharacterized protein: MEEENPAAKHQDSTSGSPDHSQACSRKPSLSSLEIPARSLETEFTKIEIAQSPSSAKPGLPPRPSSAKFKSTVKSLLPQRSLKAKNLIQDGEKTVLIVPDTPPSDSPAAKPSTSRSFSLNKVLFPLKSTNSLPVTPSANSDPEALQERNVNSCSDYDKVEVRHHIRRSLSVPVNIKVRSLRRTDSGGGLFRVVSATPRPVAADGTSTNDASTIEIAIEDDGEDIPEDEAVCRICLVELSEGGDAFKMECSCKGELALAHQQCAVKWFSIKGNKTCDVCKQDVQNLPVTLLKIHNPQAAGRRPLPAPQQREVAHYRVWQDVPVLVMVSMLAYFCFLEQLLVSDLGPRALAISLPFSCVLGLLSSMIATTMVSRSYIWAYASFQFAVVILFAHIFYTVLNVNPILSVLLSSFTGFGIAISTNSLLVEYLRWRSSRLLQYSHQQNNRAVQQAQQLQQQQSTQTWHQEHQQPRQQSVEDSNVGSTDSTRQREAPIPNT, encoded by the exons atggaagaagaaaatccagCTGCCAAACATCAAGATTCCACGTCAGGTTCCCCTGATCATTCTCAG GCTTGTTCAAGAAAACCGAGCCTCAGTTCTCTAGAAATACCAGCAAGGTCACTAGAAACAGAATTTACGAAAATCGAAATAGCGCAAAGCCCTAGCTCAGCTAAACCAGGCTTGCCGCCGCGGCCGAGTTCAGCTAAATTTAAGTCGACGGTGAAGAGTTTGCTTCCGCAGAGAAGTTTAAAAGCGAAAAATTTAATACAAGATGGTGAAAAAACGGTGCTAATTGTTCCTGATACGCCGCCGTCTGATAGTCCTGCTGCTAAGCCTTCTACTTCGAGGTCGTTTTCGCTTAATAAAGTTCTGTTTCCGTTAAAATCGACGAATTCTTTGCCTGTTACGCCGTCTGCGAATTCCGATCCTGAGGCCCTGCAGGAGCGAAATGTTAATTCTTGTTCTGATTATGAT AAAGTAGAAGTTCGGCATCATATAAGACGTTCATTATCAGTTCCAGTGAATATAAAAGTTAGGAGTTTAAGACGGACAGATTCAGGTGGAGGTTTGTTTCGTGTGGTTTCAGCAACTCCACGTCCTGTGGCAGCTGATGGCACGTCGACGAATGATGCCTCTACAATAGAAATtg CGATTGAAGATGATGGTGAAGATATTCCTGAAGATGAAGCGGTCTGTAGAATTTGTTTGGTTGAGCTTAGTGAAGGTGGCGATGCTTTCAAGATGGAGTGTAGTTGTAAAGGAGAGCTTGCGCTTGCGCATCAGCAATGTGCTGTGAAGTGGTTTAGTATCAAAGGAAACAAGACATGTGATGTTTGTAAGCAGGATGTTCAGAATTTGCCTGTAACATTACTAAAGATACATAATCCTCAAGCAGCTGGTAGGAGGCCATTACCTGCACCTCAGCAGAGGGAAGTCGCTCATTACAG GGTTTGGCAGGATGTACCAGTTCTTGTCATGGTCAGTATGCTAGCATATTTCTGCTTTCTGGAGCAACTACTG GTATCTGACTTGGGCCCTCGTGCTCTTGCCATTTCATTGCCTTTCTCTTGTGTTTTAGGTCTCCTTTCTTCAATGATTGCTACCACCATGG TAAGCAGGAGTTACATATGGGCATATGCTTCCTTCCAGTTTGCTGTAGTCATCTTGTTCGCTCATATATTTTATACTGTG CTCAATGTGAACCCTATACTCTCTGTCCTTCTATCCTCATTCACTGGTTTTGGGATTGCAATTAGCACAAATTCTCTTCTTGTGGAGTACCTGAGGTGGAGGTCAAGCAGGCTATTGCAATATTCTCATCAGCAAAACAACAGAGCTGTGCAGCAGGCGCAGCAACTGCAACAACAGCAGTCTACACAGACATGGCATCAAGAGCATCAACAACCCAGACAACAATCCGTAGAAGATTCCAATGTTGGTTCCACTGATAGCACAAGGCAACGAGAAGCTCCAATTCCAAATACGTAG
- the LOC118033139 gene encoding vacuolar protein sorting-associated protein 53 A, whose protein sequence is MDKSSALEYINQMFPTEASLSGVEPLMQKIHSEIRRVDAGILAAVRQQSNSRSKAKEDLAAATHAVEELMYKIREIKSKAEQSETMVQEICRDIKKLDFAKKHITTTITALHRLTMLVSAVEQLQVMASKRQYKEAAAQLEAVNQLCSHFEAYRDIPKITELREKFKNIKQLLKSHVFSDFSSLGTGKETEEANLLQHLSDACLVVDALEPSVREELVNNFCSRELTSYEQIFEGAELAKLDKTERRYAWIKRRIRTNEDTWKIFPPSWHVPYRLCIQFCKKTRKQLEVILDYLKEKPDVGTLLMALQRTREFEDELAEKFGGGTRSREIGNEIEEIGKENNGQSVSDIRKKYEKKFAANQGSVPEEKDGNKDLSVPGAGFNFHGIISSCFEPHLIVYIELEQKTLMENLEKLVQEETWDIEEGGQNNVLTSSMQLFLIIKRSLKRCSNLTKNQTLLNLFKVFERVLKAYAAKLKARLPKGGMGIVAAATGMDGQIKTSDRDERVICFIVNSAEYCQITSGELAESVSKIIDHQLATGVDMSAVEEEFSGLITEALMTLVHGLETKFDAEMAAMTRVPWATLESVGDQSEYVNGINMILSSSIPALGRLLSPIHFQYFLDKLASSLGPRFFANIFKCKQISETGAQQMLLDTQAVKTILLEVPSLGRQTSSSASYSKFVSREMSKAEALLKVILSPVDSVADTYRALLPEGTPMEFQRILELKGLKKADQQTILDDFNKHSPAITQPSIAPSVAPAAPPVPASPAIANSTAGFIASREDVLTRAAALGRGAATTGFKRFLALTEAAKDRKDGPFRKLFNA, encoded by the exons ATGGACAAGTCAAGTGCATTGGAGTATATCAACCAGATGTTTCCTAcag AGGCGTCTTTATCTGGAGTTGAGCCGCTGATGCAAAAGATACATAGTGAGATTCGTCGCGTAGATGCTGGAATACTAGCCGCTGTTCGGCAACAG aGCAATTCGAGATCGAAAGCGAAGGAAGATCTTGCTGCTGCTACACATGCTGTGGAG GAACTCATGTACAAGATTCGGGAAATAAAATCCAAAGCTGAGCAGAGTGAGACAATGGTTCAGGAAATATGTCGTGACATCAAGAAGTTGGATTTTGCAAAGAAGCATATAACAACCACAATTACAGCTCTGCATCGTCTCACCATGTTAG TGTCTGCTGTTGAGCAGCTTCAAGTAATGGCTTCCAAACGGCAATATAAGGAGGCAGCTGCCCAGCTGGAG GCAGTAAATCAATTATGCAGTCATTTTGAAGCCTATAGGGATATACCAAAGATCACAGAGCTCAGGGAGAAGTTCAAAAATATTAAGCAATTACTCAAGTCACATGTATTTTCTGATTTCTCAAG CTTAGGTACTGGAAAAGAAACAGAGGAAGCTAATTTACTTCAGCATTTATCTGATGCATGCTTAGTTGTTGATGCTTTAGAGCCATCTGTGAGGGAAGAGTTGGTAAATAATTTTTGCAGCAGGGAGCTTACTTCCTATGAACAGATCTTTGAAGGAGCTG AACTAGCTAAGCTGGATAAAACCGAACGAAGATATGCGTGGATCAAGCGTCGGATAAGAACAAATGAGGATACATGGAAGATCTTTCCTCCCTCATGGCATGTTCCTTACCGGCTCTGTATCCAATTCTGTAAGAAGACAAG AAAGCAGCTTGAGGTTATACTTGATTATCTCAAAGAGAAGCCTGATGTTGGAACCTTGTTGATG GCACTACAAAGAACTCGTGAATTTGAGGATGAATTGGCCGAGAAATTTGGAGGAGGCACTCGCAGTAGAGAGATTGGAAATGAGATTGAAGAAATTGGTAAAGAAAATAATGGTCAAAGTGTGTCAGATATTcgaaagaaatatgaaaaaaagtttGCTGCAAACCAAGGGAGCGTGCCTGAA GAGAAGGATGGAAATAAAGATTTGTCAGTGCCAGGAGCTGGG TTTAACTTCCACGGAATCATATCATCTTGTTTTGAACCTCATTTGATAGTATATATCGAACTGGAACAGAAAACACTGATGGAGAATCTGGAAAAACTTGTTCAG GAGGAAACATGGGATATCGAGGAGGGTGGTCAGAATAATGTCTTAACAAGTAGCATGCAG TTGTTTCTTATAATCAAGAGGAGTTTAAAGAGGTGTAGTAATCTCACAAAGAACCAGACATTATTAAATTTGTTCAAG GTATTTGAAAGAGTTCTCAAAGCATATGCAGCAAAGCTTAAAGCAAGACTACCTAAGGGTGGTATGGGGATTGTTGCAGCAGCCACGGGCATGGATGGACAAATAAAG ACATCTGACAGAGATGAAAGGGTGATTTGTTTCATTGTCAATTCAGCTGAATACTGCCAAATAACG TCCGGTGAACTGGCTGAAAGTGTATCAAAAATCATTGATCATCAATTAGCTACTGGAGTGGACATGTCAGCAGTTGAG GAAGAATTTTCAGGGCTTATTACAGAGGCATTAATGACCCTAGTACATGGCCTGGAAACTAAATTTGATGCTGAAATGGCTGCAATGACACGTGTTCCATGGGCAACACTTGAAAGTGTCGGCGACCAATCAGA GTATGTGAATGGCATAAATATGATCCTCTCAAGCAGCATTCCAGCACTAGGAAGACTTCTTTCACCAATACATTTCCAGTACTTCTTGGACAAG CTTGCATCATCCCTTGGCCCACGCTTCTTTGCCAACATTTTCAAATGCAAGCAAATATCAGAAACTGGAGCCCAACAA ATGCTTCTAGATACCCAAGCTGTCAAGACAATTCTTCTGGAGGTTCCTTCCCTTGGTCGACAG ACATCAAGCTCCGCTAGCTATTCAAAGTTTGTGAGCCGTGAGATGAGTAAAGCTGAAGCACTTTTGAAG GTTATACTCTCCCCAGTTGATTCAGTGGCAGATACATATAGGGCACTGCTACCAGAGGGAACACCAATGGAGTTTCAGCGAATTCTGGAGCTAAAG GGTCTTAAAAAAGCAGATCAGCAGACTATACTTGACGACTTCAACAAGCACAGCCCTGCAATTACTCAACCTTCAATTGCACCATCTGTCGCACCAGCTGCCCCCCCGGTTCCTGCAAGTCCTGCAATTGCCAACTCTACAGCTGGATTTATTGCTTCCCGAGAAGATGTACTTACTAGAGCTGCTGCACTTGGACGCGGTGCTGCCACAACCGGTTTTAAACGGTTCCTTGCTCTAACTGAAGCAGCAAAGGACCGGAAGGATGGTCCGTTTAGAAAACTCTTCAATGCATGA
- the LOC118033140 gene encoding DEAD-box ATP-dependent RNA helicase 53, mitochondrial isoform X2 → MLSTVLRRTSSSSVLAPNRALAPVTLLHHQLTTTASPIPLRNGSLSGEIRPFSSYLASLIKARDFHVKSGPLDFKASSVTETFNAVPDYGYDEGKGNEEGLEISRLGISQEIVGALAKKGITKLFPIQRAVLEPAMQGKDMFGRARTGTGKTLAFGIPILDKILQFNAQHGRGRYPLGIVMAPTRELARQVEKEFREAAPSLDITCLYGGTPISKQMRDLEYGVDVVVGTPGRIIDLMKRGSLVLSEVQHVVLDEADQMLGVGFVDDIETILSSVPRKRHSMCFSATMPSWIRELVRKYLKDPLTIDLVGDSDKKLAEGITLYSIASDLYAKASILGPLITEHAKGGKCIVFTETKRDADRLAYAMAKTYKCEALHGDISQSVRERTLSGFREGHFNILVATDVAARGLDVPNVDLIIHYALPRCSETFVHRSGRTGRAGKKGTAILIYTRDESRQVRIIERDTGCKFLELPNIAVDGESIDMYNDMGRGRFNSFGSPRGFGDGGRYGGQGNYGYGQGFRNSSSGRSDGQFSGSSRNGYNRNQSGNFGRSSNFGESRTDRSSNFGNFGDFGSGRSSSFGDSGSGRSNGFGNNSGLTNRSQNDYHFRQSAGFGDSRK, encoded by the exons atgtTGTCAACAGTTCTAAGAAGaacatcttcttcttctgtacTAGCCCCAAATCGGGCTTTAGCCCCCGTAACCCTTCTACATCACCAATTAACGACCACAGCGTCACCAATTCCTCTCAGAAACGGGTCTCTCTCCGGTGAGATTAGACCCTTTTCTTCTTATCTTGCTTCTCTAATCAAAGCTAGAGACTTTCATGTCAAATCTGGGCCGTTGGATTTTAAGGCGAGTTCGGTGACTGAAACTTTTAACGCCGTACCTGATTATGGCTATGATGAAGGGAAGGGGAATGAAGAGGGGCTTGAAATTTCAAGATTAGGGATTTCTCAAGAGATTGTCGGCGCTTTAGCTAAAAAAGGGATCACGAAATTGTTTCCCATTCAG agaGCTGTGCTTGAACCGGCTATGCAAGGGAAGGACATGTTTGGTCGAGCCCGAACTGGAACAGGAAAAACACTTGCTTTTGGAATTCCTATACttgataaaattttacaatTCAATGCGCAACACGG GAGAGGGAGGTACCCATTGGGAATAGTTATGGCTCCAACAAGAGAACTTGCAAGACAAGTAGAGAAGGAGTTTCGTGAGGCTGCACCTAGTTTGGATATCACTTGTTTATATGGGGGTACTCctatttcaaaacaaatgagGGATCTTGAATATGgtgttgatgttgttgttggCACACCTGGTCGTATTATTGATCTGATGAAGAGGGGCTCACTGGTTTTGTCAGAAGTTCAGCATGTTGTTCTTGATGAAGCTGATCAGATGCTTGGTGTGGGATTTGTTGATGATATTGAGACAATCTTGTCGAGTGTGCCTCGGAAACGGCATAGTATGTGCTTCTCTGCTACAATGCCAAGTTGGATCAGAGAACTTGTTAGGAAGTATCTAAAAGATCCTCTGACTATTGATCTT gTCGGAGATTCTGATAAAAAGCTGGCCGAAGGAATTACCCTCTATTCAATTGCCTCAGACTTGTATGCAAAAGCATCGATTCTTGGTCCTCTGATTACA GAACATGCTAAAGGAGGAAAGTGCATTGTTTTCACTGAAACAAAGCGTGATGCTGATCGATTAGCATATGCCATGGCAAAAACCTATAAATGTGAGGCTTTGCATGGTGATATTTCACAGAGTGTGAGAGAAAGGACACTTTCAGGCTTCCGAGAGGGGCATTTCAATATTTTAGTTGCCACTGATGTTGCGGCACGTGGTCTTGATGTCCCTAATGTTGATCTG ATAATACATTATGCACTTCCGAGATGTTCAGAGACTTTTGTTCATCGATCTGGCCGTACTGGTCGTGCTGGGAAGAAAGGAACTGCAATTCTTATTTATACTCGAGATGAGAGCAGGCAAGTCCGGATAATTGAACGCGACACAGGGTGCAAATTTTTAGAG CTCCCTAATATCGCTGTTGATGGTGAAAGCATAGACATGTACAATGACATGGGTCGTGGACGGTTTAACTCATTTGGAAGTCCAAGAGGATTTGGTGATGGTGGTCGATATGGTGGTCAGGGGAATTATGGATATGGGCAAGGTTTTAGGAATTCTAGTTCAGGCCGCTCTGATGGTCAGTTTTCAGGATCAAGTCGCAATGGCTATAACAGAAACCAATCAGGGAATTTTGGTCGCTCTAGTAACTTCGGCGAGTCAAGAACAGACCGCTCCAGTAATTTTGGGAATTTTGGGGACTTCGGTTCAGGCCGTTCTAGCAGTTTTGGGGACTCTGGTTCAG GCCGTTCTAATGGATTTGGTAACAATTCAGGCCTAACCAATAGATCACAGAATGATTATCATTTTAGACAATCTGCGGGCTTTGGAGACTCCAGGAAGTGA
- the LOC118033140 gene encoding DEAD-box ATP-dependent RNA helicase 53, mitochondrial isoform X1 gives MLSTVLRRTSSSSVLAPNRALAPVTLLHHQLTTTASPIPLRNGSLSGEIRPFSSYLASLIKARDFHVKSGPLDFKASSVTETFNAVPDYGYDEGKGNEEGLEISRLGISQEIVGALAKKGITKLFPIQRAVLEPAMQGKDMFGRARTGTGKTLAFGIPILDKILQFNAQHGRGRYPLGIVMAPTRELARQVEKEFREAAPSLDITCLYGGTPISKQMRDLEYGVDVVVGTPGRIIDLMKRGSLVLSEVQHVVLDEADQMLGVGFVDDIETILSSVPRKRHSMCFSATMPSWIRELVRKYLKDPLTIDLVGDSDKKLAEGITLYSIASDLYAKASILGPLITEHAKGGKCIVFTETKRDADRLAYAMAKTYKCEALHGDISQSVRERTLSGFREGHFNILVATDVAARGLDVPNVDLIIHYALPRCSETFVHRSGRTGRAGKKGTAILIYTRDESRQVRIIERDTGCKFLELPNIAVDGESIDMYNDMGRGRFNSFGSPRGFGDGGRYGGQGNYGYGQGFRNSSSGRSDGQFSGSSRNGYNRNQSGNFGRSSNFGESRTDRSSNFGNFGDFGSGRSSSFGDSGSGRSSSFGDSGSGRSNGFGNNSGLTNRSQNDYHFRQSAGFGDSRK, from the exons atgtTGTCAACAGTTCTAAGAAGaacatcttcttcttctgtacTAGCCCCAAATCGGGCTTTAGCCCCCGTAACCCTTCTACATCACCAATTAACGACCACAGCGTCACCAATTCCTCTCAGAAACGGGTCTCTCTCCGGTGAGATTAGACCCTTTTCTTCTTATCTTGCTTCTCTAATCAAAGCTAGAGACTTTCATGTCAAATCTGGGCCGTTGGATTTTAAGGCGAGTTCGGTGACTGAAACTTTTAACGCCGTACCTGATTATGGCTATGATGAAGGGAAGGGGAATGAAGAGGGGCTTGAAATTTCAAGATTAGGGATTTCTCAAGAGATTGTCGGCGCTTTAGCTAAAAAAGGGATCACGAAATTGTTTCCCATTCAG agaGCTGTGCTTGAACCGGCTATGCAAGGGAAGGACATGTTTGGTCGAGCCCGAACTGGAACAGGAAAAACACTTGCTTTTGGAATTCCTATACttgataaaattttacaatTCAATGCGCAACACGG GAGAGGGAGGTACCCATTGGGAATAGTTATGGCTCCAACAAGAGAACTTGCAAGACAAGTAGAGAAGGAGTTTCGTGAGGCTGCACCTAGTTTGGATATCACTTGTTTATATGGGGGTACTCctatttcaaaacaaatgagGGATCTTGAATATGgtgttgatgttgttgttggCACACCTGGTCGTATTATTGATCTGATGAAGAGGGGCTCACTGGTTTTGTCAGAAGTTCAGCATGTTGTTCTTGATGAAGCTGATCAGATGCTTGGTGTGGGATTTGTTGATGATATTGAGACAATCTTGTCGAGTGTGCCTCGGAAACGGCATAGTATGTGCTTCTCTGCTACAATGCCAAGTTGGATCAGAGAACTTGTTAGGAAGTATCTAAAAGATCCTCTGACTATTGATCTT gTCGGAGATTCTGATAAAAAGCTGGCCGAAGGAATTACCCTCTATTCAATTGCCTCAGACTTGTATGCAAAAGCATCGATTCTTGGTCCTCTGATTACA GAACATGCTAAAGGAGGAAAGTGCATTGTTTTCACTGAAACAAAGCGTGATGCTGATCGATTAGCATATGCCATGGCAAAAACCTATAAATGTGAGGCTTTGCATGGTGATATTTCACAGAGTGTGAGAGAAAGGACACTTTCAGGCTTCCGAGAGGGGCATTTCAATATTTTAGTTGCCACTGATGTTGCGGCACGTGGTCTTGATGTCCCTAATGTTGATCTG ATAATACATTATGCACTTCCGAGATGTTCAGAGACTTTTGTTCATCGATCTGGCCGTACTGGTCGTGCTGGGAAGAAAGGAACTGCAATTCTTATTTATACTCGAGATGAGAGCAGGCAAGTCCGGATAATTGAACGCGACACAGGGTGCAAATTTTTAGAG CTCCCTAATATCGCTGTTGATGGTGAAAGCATAGACATGTACAATGACATGGGTCGTGGACGGTTTAACTCATTTGGAAGTCCAAGAGGATTTGGTGATGGTGGTCGATATGGTGGTCAGGGGAATTATGGATATGGGCAAGGTTTTAGGAATTCTAGTTCAGGCCGCTCTGATGGTCAGTTTTCAGGATCAAGTCGCAATGGCTATAACAGAAACCAATCAGGGAATTTTGGTCGCTCTAGTAACTTCGGCGAGTCAAGAACAGACCGCTCCAGTAATTTTGGGAATTTTGGGGACTTCGGTTCAGGCCGTTCTAGCAGTTTTGGGGACTCTGGTTCAGGCCGTTCTAGCAGTTTTGGGGACTCTGGTTCAGGCCGTTCTAATGGATTTGGTAACAATTCAGGCCTAACCAATAGATCACAGAATGATTATCATTTTAGACAATCTGCGGGCTTTGGAGACTCCAGGAAGTGA